In Bacillus sp. Cs-700, one genomic interval encodes:
- a CDS encoding DUF4396 domain-containing protein: MTTLQLISIVALSIGLLSSLVILVDIIRHPQMMRIMNVVWPINGWFLGPFAIWSYFKWGRLKAKNLDYDDHRGEPAKVFMSTSHCSAGCTLGDAVGVPIVALTGFALLGSVLYTHYLVEFILAYGFGILFQFYAIYPMNKEDGAWSAIKEAAKADTLSLIAFEVGMFGWMAIVHFVLFAEPPKPNSAVYWFMMQIAMILGFATSYPANWWLVKKGIKEAM, from the coding sequence TTGACCACACTTCAGCTTATTTCAATTGTTGCTCTGTCGATTGGATTACTCTCATCGCTTGTGATTCTTGTTGATATTATCCGTCATCCACAAATGATGCGAATTATGAACGTCGTTTGGCCAATTAACGGGTGGTTTCTTGGTCCATTTGCCATCTGGTCATATTTTAAATGGGGACGCTTGAAGGCAAAAAATCTGGATTATGATGATCATCGTGGTGAACCTGCAAAAGTTTTTATGTCTACGAGTCATTGCTCAGCAGGCTGCACATTAGGAGATGCCGTCGGCGTTCCGATCGTTGCCTTAACTGGATTTGCTCTCCTGGGCTCTGTTCTTTACACTCACTATCTCGTTGAATTTATACTGGCATATGGATTTGGTATTCTTTTTCAATTTTATGCGATTTATCCAATGAACAAAGAAGATGGCGCGTGGAGTGCGATTAAAGAAGCCGCCAAAGCAGACACGCTTTCCTTAATTGCTTTTGAAGTTGGGATGTTTGGCTGGATGGCTATCGTACACTTCGTCCTCTTTGCCGAACCTCCAAAGCCTAACTCAGCCGTATACTGGTTTATGATGCAAATTGCGATGATTCTTGGATTTGCGACAAGTTATCCAGCAAATTGGTGGCTCGTTAAAAAGGGGATAAAAGAAGCGATGTGA
- the lspA gene encoding signal peptidase II yields the protein MIPLVTFFLVIDLVTKRWIDSVLTINERIEVIDGLLGFQLYYNAGATMGLLKGYTGLLLFLQTGIILLLIYGYIRATPKRFAMQVAFSLLISGGIGNLVDRIQYGHVIDFLSVKWSSGIFNVADMYIRYGFILIVLLYFMKKFTIQGLDEDLNQ from the coding sequence ATGATTCCTTTAGTAACCTTCTTTTTAGTGATTGATCTTGTAACAAAACGTTGGATTGACTCTGTTCTAACTATCAATGAACGGATTGAAGTGATTGATGGTCTTTTAGGATTCCAGCTTTACTATAACGCTGGTGCTACGATGGGGTTATTGAAAGGATACACGGGTTTACTTCTCTTTCTACAAACAGGGATCATTCTTCTGTTGATTTACGGATACATACGTGCAACGCCAAAACGTTTTGCCATGCAAGTAGCTTTTAGCTTGTTGATTAGTGGTGGGATTGGAAATTTAGTTGATCGTATTCAATATGGTCATGTCATTGATTTTCTTTCCGTAAAGTGGAGTTCAGGTATTTTTAACGTAGCTGATATGTATATTCGATATGGATTTATTTTAATCGTTCTTCTTTACTTTATGAAGAAATTTACGATCCAGGGGTTGGATGAAGATCTAAATCAATAG
- a CDS encoding NUDIX hydrolase has product MIRVDVVYTLLYNERDDQVLMVQNKKHDNWSLPGGAVEEGETLVQAASREMREETGLTVEVGDVLSVNEAFIGNHHAHFFTFQGKITNGTIAIQDTETIADAKWMNPNEADEWMPYYQGGIQTLLKASVPYVFQG; this is encoded by the coding sequence ATGATAAGAGTGGATGTGGTGTATACGCTTCTTTATAACGAAAGGGACGATCAAGTGTTAATGGTTCAAAATAAGAAGCATGACAATTGGTCACTACCTGGTGGAGCCGTCGAAGAAGGAGAGACGCTCGTGCAGGCGGCTAGTCGTGAAATGAGAGAAGAAACGGGATTAACGGTGGAAGTGGGAGACGTGTTGAGTGTAAATGAAGCATTTATAGGGAATCATCACGCTCACTTCTTTACCTTTCAAGGCAAAATCACGAACGGAACGATCGCCATTCAAGACACAGAGACGATTGCGGATGCAAAGTGGATGAATCCTAATGAAGCGGATGAGTGGATGCCTTATTATCAAGGGGGAATTCAGACATTACTTAAAGCGTCTGTGCCATACGTCTTTCAAGGTTAA
- a CDS encoding M14 family metallopeptidase, giving the protein MNDTDHYFAKNYDESRVTFRSHLDKIQKKWPDATLTTKAIGKEENNTIDMIYSEALSSNDQVLFFTTGEHGIEGYAGAAVIQLFVENYLDQIDASKTGICLIHAINPWGMRHFRRVTENNVDLNRNYFYDENSIRRDVNKNYAKESDLFLPDGKITNLKEERHKLYAQLMKGLAKEGYGGLKKAKGMGQFEFERGVYYGGSTAEESAVFLKSIQEKLLGTYPSVIHMDWHTALGPTNEITMVISENDGRSIDELKEAYQLKNVETYTPEKVKGDSTNHFYKLKKEAYPETYLLSALFEFGTFGTDKQAELREFMTIILENHLYHEGAESVDDIQWILGEFEAMFYPNDVAWKKSVLSEARKGMEGVLKKEGILK; this is encoded by the coding sequence ATGAACGATACAGACCATTACTTTGCTAAGAATTACGATGAGTCCAGAGTAACATTTCGCAGTCATCTCGATAAAATTCAAAAGAAGTGGCCGGATGCAACTTTAACAACAAAAGCGATTGGAAAAGAAGAAAATAACACAATTGATATGATTTATTCAGAAGCACTTAGCTCAAATGATCAGGTGCTTTTTTTTACAACTGGTGAACATGGAATTGAAGGCTATGCAGGTGCAGCCGTTATTCAACTATTCGTGGAAAATTATCTTGACCAAATTGATGCATCCAAAACAGGCATTTGCTTGATTCATGCTATTAACCCGTGGGGGATGCGCCACTTTCGCCGCGTAACAGAAAACAACGTCGACCTTAACCGAAATTATTTCTATGATGAAAATTCCATTCGCAGAGACGTGAATAAAAATTATGCAAAAGAAAGTGACTTATTTTTACCGGATGGAAAAATCACTAATTTAAAAGAAGAAAGGCATAAGTTGTATGCCCAGTTAATGAAAGGTCTAGCAAAAGAAGGATACGGCGGACTGAAAAAGGCAAAGGGAATGGGGCAATTTGAATTTGAACGAGGGGTCTACTATGGCGGTTCTACAGCTGAAGAGTCAGCTGTCTTCTTAAAAAGTATTCAAGAAAAGTTGCTAGGCACTTACCCGAGCGTGATTCATATGGATTGGCATACGGCGCTAGGGCCAACGAATGAAATCACAATGGTGATCTCTGAAAATGACGGCAGAAGCATAGATGAACTGAAAGAAGCTTATCAACTTAAAAATGTTGAAACCTATACCCCTGAGAAAGTAAAAGGTGATTCAACAAACCATTTCTATAAGCTCAAAAAAGAAGCGTATCCGGAAACATACCTTCTTTCCGCTCTCTTTGAGTTTGGAACATTTGGAACGGACAAGCAGGCGGAGCTTCGTGAATTTATGACGATTATTTTGGAAAATCACTTGTATCATGAAGGTGCAGAGTCTGTCGATGATATTCAGTGGATTCTTGGAGAATTTGAAGCAATGTTTTATCCCAATGACGTAGCGTGGAAAAAATCGGTTCTAAGTGAAGCTCGTAAGGGAATGGAAGGCGTATTAAAGAAAGAAGGTATTTTAAAATAA
- a CDS encoding TerC family protein yields MDVSMLLEYGWVLLLLIALEGLLAADNALVLAIMVKHLPEEERKKALFYGLAGAFVFRFASLFAISFLVGVWQVQAIGALYLLFIAINHIVRKQLMKKGKSDVEKKTKKQSGFWGTVIKVELADIAFAVDSILAAVALAVTLPNTPLPQIGGLDGGKFLVIFAGGLIGLIVMRFAANYFVTLLKAKPGLEIAAFMIVGWVGVKLSVYTLSHPELSILPESFAKSPEWKVTFYAVLLLIAIGGWFLSSSKKTEVSKGEPM; encoded by the coding sequence ATGGATGTGTCAATGTTGTTGGAATACGGATGGGTTTTGTTACTTCTCATTGCACTTGAAGGGCTGCTTGCGGCAGATAATGCTCTCGTATTGGCGATTATGGTAAAACATTTACCAGAAGAAGAGCGTAAGAAAGCATTGTTTTACGGGCTAGCTGGTGCCTTTGTTTTTCGCTTTGCCTCCCTATTTGCGATTTCTTTTCTCGTTGGTGTGTGGCAGGTGCAAGCGATCGGTGCGCTTTACCTTTTATTCATTGCCATCAATCATATTGTTCGAAAGCAGCTGATGAAGAAGGGGAAAAGCGATGTTGAGAAAAAAACCAAAAAGCAGTCTGGGTTTTGGGGAACAGTCATTAAAGTGGAACTAGCAGATATTGCTTTTGCAGTCGATTCTATATTAGCTGCCGTTGCTTTAGCCGTTACGCTTCCCAATACACCTCTTCCACAAATCGGTGGACTAGACGGCGGGAAATTTCTTGTTATCTTTGCAGGTGGACTAATCGGATTAATTGTGATGCGATTCGCGGCCAATTATTTTGTAACACTTCTAAAAGCAAAGCCTGGGTTGGAGATTGCTGCTTTCATGATTGTCGGTTGGGTAGGTGTGAAATTGTCTGTTTACACTCTTTCTCACCCAGAATTAAGCATTCTACCTGAATCATTTGCGAAGTCACCTGAATGGAAAGTAACGTTCTATGCGGTATTGCTACTCATTGCAATCGGAGGTTGGTTTTTATCTAGTTCGAAAAAAACTGAAGTGTCAAAAGGAGAACCAATGTGA
- a CDS encoding MFS transporter codes for MDNKKKWDLISLASIPLVMTLGNSMLIPVLPLIEKKLGITSFEVSMIITVYSIAAILLIPIAGYLSDRYGRKKVIIPSLFIAGAGGLVTGWASWSLEDPYSMILIGRVLQGIGSSGAAPVVLPLVGDLFKSDKDVSAGLGLIETSNTVGKVLSPILGALLASFLWYLPFLAIPVFSLISILLVIFLVESPEKNEKPQTFSCFLSCLKNIFHNDGKWLTAIFAIGGVIMFVLFGILFYLAGFLEKEFQIVGVKKGAIIAIPLVALSLTSYIAGKRIGENKTTMKWCIFAGLSLLAAATIGVSFTERLWFMLLILFVAGIGIGMSLPCLDALITEGVKKEERGTITSLYSSTRFLGVAAGPPIYAILMKQSHEIVFYTSAAVTVAAILLCFVSIKPEADV; via the coding sequence ATGGACAATAAAAAGAAGTGGGATTTGATTTCTCTTGCTTCAATTCCACTTGTGATGACGCTGGGGAATTCAATGCTTATACCCGTTCTGCCTCTTATTGAAAAAAAGCTAGGCATCACATCCTTTGAAGTATCGATGATCATCACGGTCTACTCAATCGCAGCTATCTTATTAATTCCGATTGCCGGGTATTTATCTGATCGATATGGAAGAAAGAAAGTGATTATCCCCAGTTTATTTATTGCAGGAGCGGGGGGACTAGTGACGGGTTGGGCATCATGGTCTCTAGAAGATCCGTATAGCATGATTCTCATTGGAAGAGTTCTTCAAGGGATTGGGTCTTCAGGAGCAGCCCCAGTTGTGCTTCCGCTTGTAGGAGATTTATTCAAAAGTGATAAAGATGTAAGTGCAGGACTTGGTTTGATTGAAACTTCGAATACAGTCGGTAAAGTACTTAGTCCAATACTTGGAGCGCTTCTTGCTTCTTTTCTATGGTATTTACCATTCTTAGCCATTCCGGTTTTCTCACTTATTTCAATATTGCTTGTTATTTTCCTTGTAGAGTCACCAGAGAAAAATGAGAAGCCGCAAACATTTTCATGTTTTTTGTCGTGTTTAAAAAACATTTTTCATAACGATGGAAAATGGCTGACAGCGATATTTGCGATCGGTGGCGTTATTATGTTTGTTTTATTTGGAATTTTATTCTACCTCGCAGGATTTTTGGAAAAGGAGTTTCAAATTGTAGGTGTCAAGAAAGGAGCAATCATTGCCATTCCGCTTGTGGCCTTATCTTTGACTTCTTATATCGCTGGAAAACGAATTGGTGAGAACAAAACGACGATGAAATGGTGTATCTTTGCAGGTCTTTCCTTGCTCGCTGCTGCTACAATAGGTGTATCTTTTACGGAAAGACTTTGGTTCATGTTACTAATATTGTTTGTAGCTGGGATCGGGATAGGTATGTCGCTTCCATGCCTTGATGCGCTCATAACAGAAGGCGTGAAAAAAGAAGAGCGTGGCACGATTACATCGCTTTACAGTTCAACGCGTTTCCTCGGGGTAGCGGCAGGACCACCGATCTATGCCATTCTTATGAAGCAATCGCATGAAATCGTCTTTTATACCTCTGCAGCTGTAACTGTAGCGGCCATTCTACTTTGTTTTGTTTCGATTAAGCCTGAAGCGGATGTTTAG
- the spxA gene encoding transcriptional regulator SpxA, with the protein MITLYTSPSCTSCRKAKAWLEEHNLPYEQRNMFAKPLSEDEIKAIIRMTEKGTEEIISKRSKAFESLDKELDELTLQELYTLIKENPGILKRPILLDTKRLQVGFHEDEIRSFLPRKVRAFQLEQILQEAQ; encoded by the coding sequence ATGATTACACTTTATACGTCACCAAGCTGTACATCTTGCAGAAAGGCGAAGGCATGGCTTGAAGAGCACAATCTTCCTTATGAACAGCGGAACATGTTTGCAAAGCCACTTTCTGAGGATGAAATTAAAGCGATTATACGTATGACTGAAAAAGGAACAGAAGAAATCATCTCAAAGCGCTCAAAAGCGTTTGAATCACTTGATAAAGAGCTCGATGAACTGACGCTTCAGGAACTTTATACCTTAATTAAAGAAAACCCTGGCATTTTGAAGCGACCGATCTTACTTGATACGAAACGTCTTCAGGTTGGTTTCCATGAAGATGAAATAAGAAGCTTCCTACCGAGGAAAGTTCGCGCATTTCAGCTTGAACAAATTCTTCAAGAAGCGCAATAA
- a CDS encoding histidine--tRNA ligase: MKKLKNQNVKGTMDYLPEDERIRRQVRRILEDTFIQYNCLPIETPILNEQTLMASKYAGGDEILEEMYTLTDRGKRELALRYDLTIPFAKVVAMNPGLRMPFKRYEIGKVFRDGPVKPGRFREFTQCDVDITGVSSQMAEAELMEMALDGFNQLGLNVTIQYNNRKLLAGMLQTLSIPISRLNEVILTMDKLEKIGIDGVKKELQQKNISPEAIRNVERYAQEWLGQDLTYFEQLVIENENVQKGLNELSELTSYLDGLNVLQNCSFNPFLARGLDIYTGTIYEIFLNDQSISSSIGSGGRYDRAIGGLLGSEESFSTVGISFGLDVIFTALKGRESAIVKDEKPDYVIIPIDAKREALIVASAYRKLGYRIEVDMSEKRIGKSLERASKRGIEKVILIGNEEVINNEIIVKSLNEGKEERISFRF; the protein is encoded by the coding sequence TTGAAAAAGCTAAAAAATCAAAATGTAAAAGGAACAATGGATTATTTACCTGAGGATGAGCGAATACGCAGACAAGTGAGGAGAATCCTTGAAGATACGTTTATCCAATATAACTGTCTTCCGATCGAAACGCCTATTCTGAATGAACAAACCCTAATGGCTTCTAAATACGCTGGTGGTGATGAAATTTTAGAAGAAATGTACACACTCACCGATCGTGGGAAAAGAGAGCTTGCTCTTCGCTACGACCTTACGATTCCATTCGCTAAAGTAGTCGCAATGAATCCGGGTTTACGCATGCCCTTCAAGCGATATGAAATCGGAAAAGTATTTCGAGATGGACCTGTGAAACCAGGGCGATTCCGGGAGTTTACTCAATGTGATGTCGATATCACCGGGGTAAGTTCGCAGATGGCTGAAGCCGAATTAATGGAAATGGCGCTTGATGGTTTTAATCAACTTGGACTTAACGTAACGATTCAATATAACAATCGCAAGCTCCTCGCTGGGATGCTACAGACCCTATCGATCCCTATCTCGCGATTAAATGAGGTCATTCTTACAATGGACAAACTTGAGAAAATTGGAATAGACGGTGTAAAAAAGGAGCTTCAACAAAAAAACATCTCCCCGGAAGCAATTCGTAACGTTGAGCGCTACGCACAGGAGTGGCTCGGTCAAGACCTCACTTATTTTGAACAACTTGTCATCGAGAATGAGAATGTGCAAAAAGGATTAAATGAGCTTTCCGAACTGACATCCTATTTGGATGGCCTTAACGTTCTTCAAAATTGTTCCTTTAACCCGTTTCTTGCAAGAGGCCTTGATATTTATACCGGAACGATTTACGAGATTTTTCTCAATGATCAATCCATCTCATCCAGCATTGGCAGTGGCGGTCGCTATGATCGTGCCATCGGTGGTTTACTTGGCAGTGAAGAGTCCTTTTCAACTGTTGGCATTTCGTTCGGTCTTGATGTGATTTTCACTGCATTAAAAGGAAGGGAGTCAGCAATCGTTAAAGATGAAAAACCTGACTATGTTATTATTCCGATCGATGCAAAGCGAGAAGCGTTAATTGTTGCATCGGCTTATCGGAAATTAGGTTATCGAATTGAAGTTGATATGAGTGAAAAGAGAATAGGGAAATCTCTTGAGCGAGCGAGTAAAAGAGGGATCGAAAAAGTCATCCTTATTGGAAACGAAGAAGTAATAAATAACGAGATTATCGTGAAGTCACTAAATGAAGGAAAAGAAGAACGTATCTCCTTCCGTTTTTAA
- a CDS encoding class I SAM-dependent methyltransferase, whose translation MKINEHNRIVWDKKVADGVSYTKPVTSKRIEESKKGNWHITVTTEKPVPREWFPTTLNGVKILCLASGGGQQGPILAAAGAEVTVVDLSEKQLEQDRFVAERDHLQLTIEKGDMTDLSFIPNNTFDMIVHPVSNVFVEHIWPVWKEAARVLKDGGTLISGFTNPLLYLFDDEQEEKGILDVKNSIPYSPLDQLSKDELQLYKESNQALEFGHTLEDQIQGQIDAGFLIAGFYEDDFGGRRLIDRYTQTFIATKAIKTR comes from the coding sequence ATGAAAATCAATGAGCACAATCGCATTGTATGGGATAAAAAAGTGGCCGATGGCGTTTCATATACAAAGCCTGTCACAAGTAAAAGGATTGAAGAAAGTAAGAAAGGAAATTGGCACATCACCGTAACGACAGAAAAGCCTGTCCCACGTGAGTGGTTTCCCACTACGCTAAACGGGGTTAAGATTCTTTGTCTCGCTTCTGGCGGTGGGCAACAGGGACCAATCCTTGCCGCTGCAGGAGCTGAAGTAACCGTTGTTGATCTTTCTGAAAAACAATTGGAGCAAGATCGTTTTGTTGCTGAAAGGGATCATTTGCAACTTACGATCGAAAAAGGAGATATGACGGACTTATCATTTATTCCTAATAACACCTTTGATATGATTGTTCATCCAGTCTCAAATGTATTTGTGGAACATATTTGGCCCGTTTGGAAAGAGGCAGCTAGAGTACTAAAAGACGGAGGTACGCTTATTTCAGGATTTACAAATCCTTTGCTTTACCTTTTCGATGATGAGCAGGAGGAGAAAGGGATTCTTGATGTAAAAAACAGCATTCCGTATTCCCCGCTCGATCAATTAAGTAAAGACGAGCTTCAACTATACAAGGAAAGCAATCAAGCACTTGAATTCGGTCATACGCTAGAAGATCAAATTCAGGGACAGATTGATGCAGGATTTTTGATCGCTGGTTTCTATGAGGATGATTTTGGGGGAAGGCGCCTGATCGACCGCTATACTCAAACGTTTATTGCTACAAAGGCGATAAAAACAAGATAA
- a CDS encoding class I SAM-dependent methyltransferase: MEYGGSSVYDHNDFYEQYMARRHREESPNKVIEYPALMSLLGDVIDQTILDLGCGDASLGESLLGKQCEEYVGVDGSQNMVKQAELKLQGTKGSVVHTSLETYSYPATAFDRVVSQLVLHYIEDLESIVKNVYETLKPGGKFVFSVLHPVMTASFKSMTGKRTDWIVDDYFDTGKRIEPWIGEQVVKYHRTIEDYFLILQGAGFTIQGLKEGTPQRDNFQNEEEFKRRQRIPLFLIISCIK; this comes from the coding sequence ATGGAATACGGTGGATCATCGGTATACGACCATAATGATTTCTATGAGCAATATATGGCTAGGCGCCATCGAGAAGAAAGCCCAAATAAGGTGATCGAATATCCTGCGCTAATGTCTTTACTCGGAGATGTTATCGATCAGACAATTCTTGATCTCGGTTGTGGAGACGCCTCGCTTGGAGAATCATTACTAGGCAAGCAGTGTGAAGAATATGTCGGTGTGGATGGCTCTCAGAACATGGTGAAGCAAGCGGAATTAAAGCTACAAGGGACGAAAGGAAGCGTTGTACACACATCCTTAGAAACCTATTCTTATCCAGCAACCGCTTTTGATCGGGTTGTTTCCCAATTAGTCCTCCATTACATAGAAGATCTAGAATCGATTGTTAAGAACGTATATGAGACGTTAAAACCTGGAGGGAAGTTCGTTTTCAGCGTTCTTCATCCCGTTATGACGGCTTCTTTCAAAAGCATGACGGGAAAACGAACGGATTGGATTGTTGATGATTATTTTGACACAGGGAAGCGAATTGAACCATGGATTGGGGAACAAGTGGTGAAATACCATCGGACGATTGAAGACTATTTTCTTATCCTTCAAGGCGCTGGATTTACGATACAGGGCTTAAAAGAAGGAACGCCACAACGAGATAATTTTCAAAATGAAGAAGAGTTTAAAAGAAGGCAGCGTATTCCGTTATTTTTAATCATTTCCTGCATAAAATAA
- a CDS encoding MTH1187 family thiamine-binding protein produces the protein MALLEISVTPVGTSQTSMSHFVTEAIQIAEKEGFTYHIGPTSTVFEGNVDELFELARDIHTSALRKGSDRVITNIKIEDREDKALTIDGQVNEVRSSIG, from the coding sequence ATGGCACTTTTGGAAATCAGCGTAACACCTGTAGGAACAAGTCAGACGAGTATGAGTCATTTTGTCACAGAAGCCATTCAAATCGCTGAAAAAGAAGGCTTCACTTACCATATTGGACCCACTTCAACCGTTTTTGAAGGAAACGTAGATGAACTTTTTGAATTGGCAAGAGACATTCATACGAGTGCGCTTCGGAAAGGATCAGATCGCGTCATCACAAATATTAAGATTGAGGATAGAGAAGACAAGGCACTTACAATTGATGGGCAAGTAAATGAAGTTCGAAGTTCAATTGGATAA
- a CDS encoding zinc-binding dehydrogenase, producing the protein MKALLLKDKDQWDSMKVKEMETPSPKKGEVLVNIQAAGLNPVDYKTATNGNPNWEYPHILGLDGAGVIEEVGEEVTEWKPGDRVVYHGDLMKKGTFAEYAIAQAHTIAKLPEAISFVDAAALPTAGYTAYQALFRKLHIHRGQTILIHAGAGGVGGFAIQLAKYMGLTVITTASRHNHDFVKKLGSDYAIDYKEEDFVERTLELTNGIGVHAVLDAVSGDNATKSLETLTFNGQIAYIAGAPDFKQGVSFARPLSFHQIALGGVYQSSNLAEQADLAMMGDEMIQLLLGGHLDPMISKTISLEEVPQALVELSKRHVTGKIVAKVSE; encoded by the coding sequence ATGAAAGCTCTTCTACTTAAAGATAAAGATCAATGGGATTCCATGAAAGTGAAAGAAATGGAAACCCCATCTCCCAAAAAAGGAGAAGTTCTTGTTAACATTCAGGCTGCGGGATTAAACCCCGTTGATTATAAGACCGCTACTAACGGAAATCCTAACTGGGAATACCCTCACATTCTTGGCCTTGACGGCGCTGGTGTGATTGAGGAAGTAGGCGAAGAAGTAACGGAATGGAAGCCAGGTGATCGCGTTGTATACCATGGCGACTTGATGAAAAAAGGAACATTTGCCGAATATGCGATTGCACAAGCTCACACGATTGCTAAGCTTCCTGAAGCGATTTCTTTCGTTGATGCTGCAGCACTCCCAACAGCAGGATACACTGCTTATCAGGCCCTTTTCCGTAAGCTACATATTCATCGGGGGCAAACGATTCTGATTCATGCTGGTGCTGGTGGTGTAGGTGGCTTTGCGATTCAGTTGGCGAAGTATATGGGATTAACCGTCATTACAACAGCGTCACGTCACAATCACGATTTTGTAAAGAAACTTGGTTCTGACTATGCAATTGACTACAAAGAAGAAGACTTCGTGGAACGAACGCTCGAACTAACAAACGGTATTGGCGTTCACGCTGTTCTTGATGCTGTAAGCGGAGATAATGCGACAAAATCACTTGAAACCTTAACATTTAACGGGCAGATTGCCTATATTGCCGGTGCCCCAGATTTTAAACAGGGTGTCTCTTTCGCTCGACCACTCTCTTTCCATCAGATCGCTCTTGGAGGCGTGTATCAATCCTCTAACTTAGCCGAACAAGCTGATCTTGCTATGATGGGAGATGAAATGATTCAACTTCTTCTAGGTGGCCATCTCGATCCGATGATTTCAAAAACCATATCTCTTGAAGAGGTGCCACAAGCTTTAGTTGAACTATCTAAGCGTCATGTTACTGGTAAGATTGTTGCAAAAGTTAGCGAATAA
- a CDS encoding aminoglycoside phosphotransferase family protein — MKNLTKEKIITRIPELTDETLIPITKEYSFDLKYVTHWKGQRVLLRIYDLALSERVQEKVAKMRAFRERGVRCQEVYAFGVIPEENFCYTIFSFLEGEDGEVALPSLTEAEQYRAGYEAGVDLLKMHELPIVSSKSEHIAFVKTKFEKAVERHLKLETRIPHDQEIIDYVRRNLPLIGESKLVFAHHDYHAGNLIIQHGKYAGVIDFNRCGVNTAYSEFDKLELFSSRLSIPFSKGMIQGYFSDEVPDLFWKIRSVHMAQILIYHMNWATDFFPQDLSLAEEAIEYVLETYDGFHRMVPKWYEESQA, encoded by the coding sequence ATGAAAAACCTTACAAAAGAAAAGATCATCACTAGGATCCCTGAATTAACTGATGAGACACTGATTCCAATTACAAAAGAATATTCGTTTGATTTAAAATACGTAACACATTGGAAGGGACAGCGAGTGTTGCTTCGGATCTATGACCTCGCTTTAAGTGAGCGCGTACAAGAAAAAGTAGCAAAGATGCGTGCGTTCAGGGAGCGTGGTGTTCGATGTCAGGAAGTGTATGCCTTTGGTGTAATACCGGAAGAAAATTTCTGTTACACGATTTTTTCTTTTCTTGAAGGAGAAGATGGCGAGGTGGCGTTACCTAGCTTAACGGAGGCTGAACAATACAGAGCGGGGTATGAAGCGGGAGTAGATCTTTTGAAGATGCACGAATTGCCCATCGTTTCCTCTAAATCCGAGCATATAGCTTTTGTGAAAACGAAGTTTGAGAAGGCGGTGGAGCGGCATTTGAAACTCGAAACACGTATTCCACATGATCAAGAGATAATAGATTATGTGAGGAGAAACTTGCCACTTATTGGAGAGAGTAAGCTTGTATTTGCGCATCATGATTATCATGCAGGAAACCTGATTATTCAGCATGGAAAGTATGCTGGTGTGATTGATTTTAACCGATGTGGTGTAAACACAGCTTATTCTGAGTTTGATAAGCTTGAATTGTTTTCGAGTCGCTTGAGCATTCCTTTTTCAAAAGGGATGATTCAAGGATACTTTTCTGACGAAGTTCCTGATCTCTTTTGGAAGATTCGTTCGGTACATATGGCACAGATTCTGATCTATCATATGAATTGGGCAACGGATTTCTTTCCACAAGATCTTTCACTTGCCGAAGAAGCAATAGAATATGTTCTAGAGACATATGATGGTTTTCATCGAATGGTTCCAAAATGGTATGAAGAAAGCCAGGCATAG
- a CDS encoding NUDIX hydrolase: MREWIGAAAVCTNDQGDLLMIQNEKEKWAVPSGEVEKDETPEVCCIREVKEETGYDVAIAKPLFVKDQDVNGFHVTTYYYEVNVVGGMISLPKSEQDVTDIEWKTVEEVEALAHAYPEDASYLTNFLYEKTP; encoded by the coding sequence ATGCGAGAATGGATTGGAGCAGCGGCAGTTTGTACAAATGATCAGGGGGATTTGCTGATGATTCAAAATGAGAAGGAGAAATGGGCCGTTCCTTCTGGAGAAGTAGAAAAAGATGAAACGCCTGAGGTGTGTTGCATTCGTGAAGTGAAGGAAGAAACAGGCTATGATGTTGCGATTGCAAAGCCACTATTTGTGAAAGATCAGGATGTGAATGGCTTTCATGTCACGACGTATTATTACGAAGTAAATGTGGTTGGAGGCATGATATCTCTACCGAAATCTGAGCAAGACGTAACCGATATTGAGTGGAAAACAGTGGAAGAAGTGGAAGCGTTAGCTCATGCTTATCCTGAAGATGCTTCTTATTTAACGAATTTCTTATATGAAAAGACTCCTTAA